One window from the genome of Castellaniella sp. MT123 encodes:
- the bioB gene encoding biotin synthase BioB has translation MHTSLRHETLEPSWSVQDIVDLFALPFNDLLLQAQAIHRRHHPANAVQQSSLLSIKTGACPEDCAYCPQSSRYTTDVEQAPLMPLSQVLAAARQAQEAGAQRFCMGAAWRSPTERQLDDVIEHVQAVKALGMETCVTLGMLKPGQAERLKAAGLDYYNHNLDTSREYYGEIIHTRTYDDRLETLQRVRDAGLKVCCGGIVGLGESREVRAGLISALASLNPYPESVPINQLVKVPGTPLADAPDLDPIEFVRTIAVTRIVMPKTVVRLSAGRESMHDSTQALCFMAGANSIFHGERLLTTPNPQADADARLFERLGLVPMPETAQSTSMLS, from the coding sequence TCGCACTGCCCTTCAACGACCTGCTGCTGCAAGCGCAGGCCATTCATCGGCGGCACCACCCGGCCAATGCCGTCCAACAATCCAGCCTGCTGTCGATCAAGACCGGGGCCTGTCCCGAAGACTGCGCGTATTGCCCACAGTCGTCCCGCTACACCACGGACGTGGAACAGGCCCCGCTGATGCCGCTGTCGCAGGTACTGGCGGCCGCCCGCCAGGCCCAGGAAGCCGGTGCCCAGCGCTTCTGCATGGGCGCCGCCTGGCGCTCGCCCACAGAACGCCAGCTGGACGACGTGATCGAGCACGTTCAGGCCGTCAAGGCGCTGGGCATGGAGACCTGTGTGACCCTGGGCATGCTCAAGCCCGGTCAGGCCGAACGCCTGAAGGCTGCCGGTCTGGACTATTACAACCATAATCTGGACACCTCGCGGGAATATTATGGCGAGATCATCCACACTCGCACCTACGACGACCGGCTGGAAACGCTGCAGCGGGTGCGCGACGCCGGACTGAAGGTGTGCTGCGGCGGCATCGTCGGCCTGGGCGAATCGCGCGAGGTGCGCGCCGGCCTGATCTCCGCCCTGGCCAGCCTGAACCCCTACCCGGAATCCGTGCCGATCAACCAACTGGTCAAGGTCCCCGGCACCCCGCTGGCCGACGCCCCTGATCTGGACCCGATCGAGTTCGTGCGCACCATCGCGGTCACACGCATCGTCATGCCAAAAACCGTGGTGCGCCTGTCGGCCGGCCGCGAATCCATGCACGACAGCACGCAGGCGCTGTGTTTCATGGCGGGGGCCAATTCGATCTTTCATGGCGAACGACTGCTGACCACCCCCAATCCCCAGGCGGACGCGGACGCCAGGCTGTTCGAGCGCCTGGGGCTGGTGCCCATGCCAGAGACGGCACAAAGCACCAGCATGCTGTCCTGA